A genomic region of Pseudomonas sp. RSB 5.4 contains the following coding sequences:
- a CDS encoding response regulator transcription factor: protein MNSVFIVDDHPVIRLAVRMLLEHEGYRVVGETDNGVDAMQMVRECMPDLIILDISIPKLDGLEVLARFNAMGTPLKTLVLTAQCPTLFGIRCMQSGASGYVCKEEDLSELVSAIKAVLSGYNYFPSQALNPVRSDDVRYAELELFKAVNDRELMVLQLFAQGRTNKEIAKGMFLSNKTVSTYKKRLMQKLKARSLVELIEMAKRNALV from the coding sequence ATGAACTCCGTTTTTATTGTCGATGATCACCCCGTCATCCGACTTGCCGTTCGAATGCTGCTCGAGCATGAAGGTTATAGGGTCGTCGGCGAAACCGATAATGGGGTCGATGCCATGCAGATGGTTCGCGAATGCATGCCCGACCTGATCATCCTCGATATCAGCATCCCCAAGCTCGACGGTCTGGAAGTCCTCGCCCGTTTCAACGCCATGGGCACTCCGCTCAAGACCCTGGTACTGACGGCGCAATGCCCGACACTGTTCGGTATTCGCTGCATGCAGTCCGGCGCGTCCGGTTATGTGTGCAAGGAAGAAGACTTGAGTGAACTGGTCAGCGCCATAAAAGCGGTACTTTCCGGTTACAACTATTTCCCAAGTCAGGCATTGAATCCGGTACGCAGTGACGATGTACGTTACGCCGAACTGGAATTATTCAAAGCCGTGAATGACCGCGAACTCATGGTCCTGCAGTTATTTGCACAGGGGCGTACCAACAAGGAAATTGCCAAAGGCATGTTTCTCAGTAACAAAACCGTCAGCACTTACAAAAAACGCTTGATGCAGAAACTGAAAGCCAGATCCCTGGTGGAACTTATCGAGATGGCCAAACGCAACGCGCTAGTGTGA